A stretch of the Archangium violaceum genome encodes the following:
- a CDS encoding DNA-processing protein DprA: MVEITTDTHTAEQRTLLALWTVPGLGPRTLGNLRAFAGGALARLAACPVKDWLMEAPLPTPVRRRLAEVAELGPLADRVMERCAAVSMGVAFQGEPAYPARLADTEDAPPLLFYRGQVGPPRRRVAMVGSRHPEQGFLPFARRFARQVAEGGVGVVSGAAAGVDRACHWGALDAGGETWAFLGSALDELDPAQAKLLPHFLARGGVFFSELPPGVRASTTTFPRRNRLIAGASDAVLILRAGAASGSLYTAEAGRAQGRPVLALPGDVMNEGAAGCNALIRDGHARACLSVHEVWRAVGFHPERSVPPAEGSSWDELSVEARGAYQVLDRVPRSFDEVLAGSQLSPAALSSALVELELSGLVIQHPGRLFEKV; the protein is encoded by the coding sequence ATGGTGGAGATCACGACGGACACGCACACGGCGGAGCAGCGGACGCTCCTGGCACTCTGGACAGTCCCCGGGTTGGGACCGAGGACCCTGGGGAACCTGCGTGCTTTCGCCGGGGGGGCGCTCGCCCGCCTGGCCGCCTGCCCGGTGAAGGACTGGCTGATGGAGGCGCCACTGCCCACGCCAGTGCGCCGGCGTCTGGCGGAGGTTGCCGAGCTGGGACCCCTGGCGGATCGGGTGATGGAGCGCTGCGCGGCCGTGTCCATGGGCGTGGCCTTCCAGGGAGAGCCGGCCTATCCGGCCCGTCTGGCCGACACGGAGGACGCGCCCCCGCTCCTGTTCTACCGGGGGCAGGTGGGGCCGCCGCGCCGCCGGGTGGCCATGGTGGGCAGCCGGCACCCGGAGCAAGGCTTCCTTCCCTTCGCGAGACGCTTCGCCCGGCAGGTGGCCGAGGGCGGGGTGGGGGTGGTGTCCGGAGCCGCCGCCGGGGTGGATCGCGCCTGCCACTGGGGGGCGTTGGACGCGGGCGGGGAGACGTGGGCCTTCCTGGGCTCGGCGCTGGACGAGTTGGATCCCGCCCAGGCGAAGCTGCTGCCGCACTTCCTGGCCCGGGGCGGAGTGTTCTTCAGTGAGCTACCGCCCGGCGTCCGGGCGAGCACGACGACCTTTCCCCGGCGCAACCGGCTCATCGCTGGTGCGTCGGATGCGGTGTTGATCCTCCGCGCGGGGGCCGCTTCTGGCAGCCTCTACACGGCGGAGGCGGGACGAGCGCAGGGACGGCCGGTATTGGCCCTGCCCGGTGATGTGATGAACGAGGGGGCGGCCGGCTGCAACGCGCTCATCCGTGATGGACACGCGCGGGCCTGTCTCTCCGTTCATGAAGTCTGGCGGGCCGTGGGGTTCCACCCCGAGCGGTCGGTCCCGCCAGCAGAGGGTTCGTCGTGGGATGAGCTCTCGGTGGAAGCGAGGGGGGCCTATCAGGTGTTGGACAGGGTTCCCAGGTCATTCGATGAGGTGCTGGCCGGTAGCCAGCTCTCGCCCGCGGCGCTCTCCAGCGCCCTGGTGGAGCTCGAGCTGTCGGGGCTCGTCATCCAGCATCCTGGAAGGTTGTTCGAGAAGGTTTGA
- a CDS encoding LysM peptidoglycan-binding domain-containing protein, which produces MRSRILSSLLLATVLAPPAVWAQDVDDQEPEAGDETEGSEVVDEQSARPRPGQVAIPPGQGGRESAPGEIHTVERGDTLWDLSQRYLGSPWYWPKVWSYNPEIANPHWIYPGNPVRFFPAGEEVPSRVEAGIGPAPTEMVAEAGEIAESTEMDPASGEEMVQVSGKLAYEPKASRTVTTQGFVTARELDEAGRIEGASNGAEMLSFPDVAYVRFKRKADAKLGDKYVVFHTVQDVRHPVTGKQVGYLTEFVGTLRVVALGDNYVKAQVADTWDAISRGDLVGPYGEKMVEQVVPRRNEKELKGYVVTALVPYLTLTAEHHFLVIDRGSGDGVQVGNTFTVTRQGDPARQDVLQLEPRGRKNDKASLPSENIALCLVTEVKERTSNCVITHSIQEVAPGDSVVMRVDSAPTAQR; this is translated from the coding sequence ATGCGCTCGCGGATCCTCTCCTCGCTCCTCCTCGCCACCGTGCTCGCGCCACCCGCTGTGTGGGCGCAGGACGTGGACGATCAGGAACCCGAGGCTGGCGACGAGACCGAAGGGTCCGAGGTCGTCGACGAGCAGTCTGCCCGGCCGCGTCCCGGCCAGGTCGCCATTCCTCCGGGCCAGGGGGGCCGTGAGTCCGCTCCCGGGGAGATCCACACCGTGGAGAGGGGCGACACGCTGTGGGATCTCTCTCAGCGCTACCTGGGCAGCCCCTGGTATTGGCCCAAGGTCTGGTCCTACAACCCGGAGATCGCCAACCCGCACTGGATCTACCCGGGCAACCCGGTGCGCTTCTTCCCCGCGGGCGAGGAAGTGCCCTCTCGCGTGGAGGCGGGTATCGGTCCGGCGCCCACGGAGATGGTGGCCGAGGCCGGGGAGATCGCCGAATCCACCGAGATGGATCCCGCCAGCGGCGAGGAGATGGTGCAGGTGAGTGGAAAGCTCGCCTACGAGCCCAAGGCGTCGCGCACGGTGACGACGCAGGGCTTCGTCACCGCGCGCGAGCTGGACGAGGCGGGCCGCATCGAGGGGGCCTCCAACGGGGCGGAGATGCTGTCCTTCCCGGACGTCGCCTACGTGCGCTTCAAGCGCAAGGCGGACGCGAAGCTCGGGGACAAGTACGTGGTGTTCCACACCGTGCAGGACGTGAGGCACCCGGTGACGGGCAAGCAGGTGGGTTACCTCACCGAGTTCGTCGGCACCCTGCGCGTGGTGGCGCTCGGCGACAACTACGTCAAGGCACAGGTCGCGGACACGTGGGATGCCATCTCGCGCGGGGATCTGGTGGGCCCGTACGGCGAGAAGATGGTGGAGCAGGTGGTCCCCCGGCGTAACGAGAAGGAGCTCAAGGGCTACGTCGTCACCGCGCTCGTGCCGTACCTGACCCTCACCGCCGAGCACCACTTCCTGGTGATCGACAGGGGCAGTGGCGATGGCGTCCAGGTGGGCAACACCTTCACCGTCACCCGCCAGGGCGACCCCGCCCGTCAGGACGTGCTCCAGCTGGAGCCGCGCGGCAGGAAGAACGACAAGGCGTCGCTGCCCTCGGAGAACATCGCCCTGTGCCTCGTGACCGAGGTGAAGGAGCGCACCTCCAACTGCGTCATCACGCACTCCATCCAGGAGGTGGCGCCTGGAGATTCCGTGGTGATGCGGGTCGATTCCGCGCCCACCGCCCAGCGCTGA
- a CDS encoding tetratricopeptide repeat protein has protein sequence MRETQARLEKRLERMELHASVAQARNATAAAPAPGASTPPAAAPEPAFTTPELTVVKLKPRNEPAPPLPTRVAVVEPSPDDMEMFISPAAESDSAPADEPKEQVDSIVLDALFDQAVAALRTGNVEGGVERLLGFAQENPRHPRADNALYFGGLGQMGLKDYATAAKSFERLIATYPAGDAVLDGMLRLAECRLRLDQKEDARALYTRILTQFPGTAAANQAEQRLASLSH, from the coding sequence ATGCGCGAGACCCAGGCGCGCCTGGAGAAGCGTCTCGAGCGCATGGAGCTGCACGCCAGCGTGGCCCAGGCCCGCAACGCCACCGCCGCGGCTCCGGCCCCGGGCGCGTCCACCCCTCCCGCCGCCGCTCCCGAGCCCGCCTTCACCACGCCCGAGCTGACGGTGGTGAAGCTCAAGCCGCGCAACGAGCCCGCGCCTCCGCTGCCCACCCGGGTGGCCGTCGTCGAGCCCTCGCCCGATGACATGGAGATGTTCATCAGCCCCGCCGCCGAGAGCGACAGTGCTCCCGCGGACGAGCCGAAGGAGCAGGTGGACAGCATCGTGCTGGACGCCCTGTTCGATCAGGCGGTGGCGGCGCTGCGCACCGGCAACGTGGAGGGCGGGGTGGAGCGCCTGCTGGGCTTCGCGCAGGAGAATCCCCGCCACCCCCGGGCCGACAACGCGCTCTACTTCGGAGGGCTCGGGCAGATGGGGCTGAAGGACTACGCCACCGCGGCGAAGAGCTTCGAGCGCCTCATCGCGACCTATCCGGCCGGCGACGCCGTGCTGGATGGAATGCTGCGGCTGGCCGAGTGCCGGCTGCGGCTCGATCAAAAAGAAGACGCGCGGGCGCTCTACACCCGCATCCTCACCCAGTTCCCGGGGACGGCCGCCGCCAACCAGGCGGAGCAGCGGCTCGCGTCCCTCTCGCACTAG
- the pgeF gene encoding peptidoglycan editing factor PgeF yields the protein MTDPSSSFVISSLLPVPHGFATRAGGVSEGAYASLNLGFAVGDLRERVEENHRRLAVAAGAALDALHTVKQVHGDRVVEADAGEGMGALRAPEGEADALWTARPEHWVAVGTADCVPVLLVDPEGRRVAAVHSGWRGTDARIVARAVEALVARGSRPERLLAAVGPSIQRCCYVVSEELGERFSSRFGSEVVVRERGDVRLDLARAVRGTLLGAGLKVAHVEVLPHCTACDASRFFSHRRDAGLTGRHLNFVIHRF from the coding sequence ATGACCGATCCGTCCTCGTCCTTCGTCATCTCCTCGCTCCTCCCCGTGCCGCACGGTTTCGCCACGCGGGCCGGTGGTGTGTCCGAGGGGGCCTATGCCTCGCTCAACCTGGGCTTCGCGGTGGGTGACCTCCGGGAGCGGGTGGAGGAGAACCATCGGAGGCTGGCGGTGGCGGCGGGCGCGGCGTTGGACGCGCTGCACACGGTGAAGCAGGTGCACGGAGATCGCGTGGTGGAGGCGGACGCGGGGGAGGGGATGGGCGCGCTCCGGGCGCCAGAGGGAGAGGCGGACGCGCTGTGGACGGCGCGGCCGGAGCATTGGGTGGCGGTGGGGACGGCGGACTGCGTGCCGGTGCTGCTGGTGGACCCCGAGGGGCGGCGGGTGGCGGCGGTGCACTCGGGGTGGCGGGGCACGGACGCGCGCATCGTGGCGCGGGCGGTGGAGGCCCTGGTGGCCAGGGGCTCCAGGCCCGAGCGGTTGCTGGCGGCGGTGGGGCCCTCCATCCAGCGCTGTTGCTACGTCGTCTCCGAGGAACTGGGCGAGCGCTTCTCCTCTCGCTTCGGATCGGAGGTGGTGGTTCGCGAGCGAGGGGACGTGCGGCTGGATCTCGCACGGGCGGTGCGCGGGACGTTGCTGGGAGCGGGTCTGAAGGTGGCCCACGTGGAGGTGCTCCCGCACTGCACTGCCTGTGATGCGAGCCGATTCTTCTCACACCGGCGTGACGCGGGGCTCACGGGCCGTCACCTCAATTTCGTGATACACCGGTTCTGA
- a CDS encoding GGDEF domain-containing protein: MAFGVDTVGRKLLWSIALPGLIAALLGVGYFWREAQLAARDATHDEAMELAEFVGTTFRLPTPEGLPPHTPVAELLRSESRLLHATAELNVLSPDGRIRWSVRAGEAGTRHPDAARLTTPGPQWARSDTHETEVLRPLGEKACEGCHPGAHERPVGLLHLRVREPEVHRELTDALGGALVAVLVLGSMLIVATGMSLHFFLARPLHRLTAAMRRAEEGDFLVRAEVRGTDELSRLAAAFNAMLARLTSMKAEEIDTHRDLQVTKWKLSLKEELEERIAELALLFDVAKSVNSTIELSELLSRISQLVPERLHIPHFSIMLVNADGLLEIKSTFPENAELDGMTFRLGEGACGRAAETQRVVYVPDINDPSSIFARRGLMSGHATGALLCIPMVHTDSVLGVLNFQRPEVASFAPEELELLTAVADQAATAVKNAMLHAEAVRLTMTDPLTGVPNRRHLFSRLELEVARSQRFGTPLSILMVDIDHFKRLNDAAGHRAGDESLRKVCDVLRARVRKVDTLARYGGEEFMLVLSNVSREAAYEVAEKLRRAVVEAPQLAAPTQPTGHITVSIGVATFPDDATTQDTLVDCADAALYASKRGGRNLVTAYSPGMELHPGRERGLSRPNDPASPSVAKA; encoded by the coding sequence ATGGCATTCGGTGTCGACACCGTAGGCAGGAAGCTCCTGTGGAGCATCGCACTGCCCGGGCTGATCGCGGCCCTGCTGGGAGTGGGCTACTTCTGGCGTGAGGCACAACTGGCGGCGCGGGACGCCACGCACGACGAGGCGATGGAGCTCGCGGAGTTCGTCGGCACCACCTTCCGGCTGCCAACGCCCGAGGGCCTGCCTCCCCACACCCCCGTCGCCGAGCTGCTGCGCTCGGAGTCCCGGCTGCTTCACGCCACGGCGGAGCTGAACGTGCTGTCGCCCGACGGCCGCATCCGCTGGTCCGTCAGGGCCGGGGAAGCGGGCACGCGGCACCCCGACGCGGCTCGCCTGACGACCCCCGGTCCCCAATGGGCCCGCTCGGATACCCATGAGACGGAGGTGCTCCGCCCGCTCGGCGAGAAGGCCTGCGAGGGCTGTCACCCGGGCGCCCACGAGCGTCCCGTGGGCCTGCTGCACCTGCGCGTGAGGGAGCCGGAGGTCCACCGGGAGCTCACCGATGCCCTCGGCGGCGCGCTGGTGGCGGTGCTCGTGCTGGGCAGCATGCTGATCGTCGCCACCGGGATGTCGCTGCACTTCTTCCTCGCCAGACCCCTGCACCGGTTGACGGCCGCCATGCGACGCGCCGAGGAGGGTGACTTCCTGGTGCGCGCGGAGGTGCGGGGCACGGATGAGCTCTCCCGGCTCGCCGCGGCCTTCAACGCCATGCTGGCGCGCCTCACCTCCATGAAGGCCGAGGAGATCGACACCCACCGCGATCTCCAGGTGACGAAGTGGAAGCTGTCCCTCAAGGAGGAGCTGGAAGAGCGCATCGCTGAACTGGCCCTGCTCTTCGACGTGGCGAAATCGGTCAACTCCACCATCGAGCTGTCCGAGCTGCTCTCGCGCATCTCCCAGCTGGTGCCCGAGCGGCTCCACATCCCGCACTTCTCCATCATGCTCGTCAACGCGGACGGGCTGCTGGAGATCAAGAGCACCTTCCCGGAGAACGCGGAGCTGGACGGGATGACGTTCCGGCTCGGAGAGGGCGCGTGTGGCCGCGCGGCGGAGACCCAGCGCGTGGTGTACGTGCCGGACATCAACGATCCCTCGAGCATCTTCGCCCGGCGCGGGCTGATGTCGGGGCATGCCACCGGAGCGCTGCTGTGCATCCCCATGGTGCACACGGACTCGGTGCTGGGGGTGCTCAACTTCCAACGCCCGGAGGTGGCCAGCTTCGCGCCCGAGGAGCTGGAGCTGCTCACCGCGGTGGCCGACCAGGCCGCCACGGCGGTGAAGAACGCCATGCTCCACGCCGAGGCGGTACGGCTCACCATGACGGACCCGCTCACCGGGGTGCCCAACCGCCGCCACCTCTTCTCGCGGCTGGAGCTGGAGGTGGCGCGCTCGCAGCGCTTCGGCACGCCCCTGTCCATCCTCATGGTGGACATCGACCACTTCAAGCGGCTCAACGACGCCGCGGGCCACCGCGCCGGTGACGAGTCGCTGCGCAAGGTGTGCGACGTGCTGCGCGCCCGCGTGCGCAAGGTGGACACGCTCGCGCGCTACGGCGGCGAGGAGTTCATGCTGGTGCTGTCGAACGTGTCCAGGGAGGCCGCCTACGAGGTGGCCGAGAAGCTGCGGCGCGCCGTGGTGGAGGCCCCCCAGCTGGCCGCCCCCACCCAGCCCACCGGCCACATCACCGTCTCCATCGGCGTGGCCACCTTCCCCGACGACGCCACCACCCAGGACACCCTGGTGGACTGCGCCGACGCCGCCCTCTACGCGAGCAAGCGCGGCGGGCGCAATCTCGTCACCGCCTACTCGCCCGGCATGGAGCTGCACCCGGGCCGCGAGCGCGGGCTCTCCCGCCCCAACGATCCCGCCTCGCCCAGCGTGGCCAAGGCCTGA
- a CDS encoding trypsin-like peptidase domain-containing protein, which produces MIKRLTPQRSALAGALFVALPVLAGAQSAAPSANPQQPVTRESQALPSLAPLVESVKGAVVNVDVQSKASMSGGWVNPFFDRFFGGEGGYRGGQRREPIRQGTGSGFIIDPKGLVLTNNHVVEGAVSIVVRLDDGRSFDAEIVGRDPLTDVALIRLKGKVGNLPTVKLGDSDALRVGDWAVAIGNPFGLASSVSSGIISARARNIHSGPYDDFLQTDAAINPGNSGGPLFNMKGEVIGINTAIVGGGTGIGFAVPSNLVKALLPQLEKDGAVTRAWLGIGIQDLTRDLAKAMQLPVSEGAIVSSVNDNSPASKAGMRPDDVIVAIDGQAVGSGGQLTRTVALKAPGSTSTVDVFRDGKKQSLKVQLGTRPDLEGLSVRPNRGGDDSEESSQARVGVSLSNLDPRMVSRAGLKSAQGALVTDVLPGSPAERADLKPGMVVVEADHKPVRSAEELARIIRKAPSGSTLLLRVEVPGSGRFLRALLLP; this is translated from the coding sequence ATGATCAAGCGACTGACCCCTCAGCGGAGCGCCCTCGCTGGCGCCCTTTTCGTTGCGCTGCCGGTGCTGGCCGGCGCCCAGTCCGCGGCTCCGTCCGCGAATCCCCAGCAGCCCGTCACCCGGGAATCGCAGGCGCTGCCTTCACTCGCCCCACTGGTCGAGTCGGTGAAGGGCGCCGTCGTCAACGTGGACGTGCAGTCCAAGGCTTCCATGTCCGGGGGTTGGGTGAATCCCTTCTTCGACCGCTTCTTCGGAGGCGAGGGCGGATACCGGGGAGGGCAACGGCGCGAGCCCATCCGTCAGGGCACGGGCTCGGGCTTCATCATCGACCCCAAGGGCCTGGTGCTGACCAACAACCACGTCGTGGAGGGGGCGGTGTCCATCGTCGTCCGCCTGGACGACGGACGGAGCTTCGACGCGGAGATCGTCGGGAGGGATCCGCTCACCGACGTGGCGCTCATCCGGCTCAAGGGCAAGGTGGGCAACCTGCCCACGGTGAAGCTGGGAGATTCGGACGCCCTGAGGGTAGGGGACTGGGCGGTGGCCATTGGCAACCCGTTCGGGCTGGCCTCCAGCGTGAGCAGCGGCATCATCTCCGCGCGTGCCCGCAACATCCACTCCGGCCCGTATGACGACTTCCTCCAGACGGATGCCGCCATCAACCCGGGCAACTCGGGTGGCCCGCTCTTCAACATGAAGGGCGAGGTGATTGGCATCAACACCGCCATCGTGGGTGGGGGCACGGGCATCGGCTTCGCGGTGCCGAGCAACCTGGTGAAGGCGCTCCTGCCGCAACTGGAGAAGGACGGCGCGGTGACCCGCGCGTGGCTGGGCATTGGCATCCAGGACCTGACGCGGGACCTGGCCAAGGCGATGCAGTTGCCCGTCTCCGAGGGCGCGATCGTGTCCTCGGTGAACGACAATTCTCCGGCGAGCAAGGCCGGCATGAGGCCGGATGACGTCATCGTGGCCATTGATGGGCAGGCGGTGGGCTCGGGTGGCCAGCTCACCCGTACGGTGGCGCTGAAGGCGCCGGGCAGCACCTCCACGGTGGACGTGTTCCGCGACGGCAAGAAGCAGTCGCTGAAGGTGCAACTCGGGACGCGGCCGGACCTGGAGGGCCTGAGCGTGCGCCCGAATCGTGGCGGTGACGACTCCGAGGAGTCCTCGCAGGCTCGCGTGGGGGTGTCGCTGAGCAACCTGGATCCGCGAATGGTCTCGCGCGCGGGGCTGAAGTCGGCCCAGGGGGCATTGGTGACGGACGTGTTGCCGGGCTCTCCGGCGGAGCGTGCGGATCTGAAGCCGGGCATGGTGGTGGTGGAGGCGGATCACAAGCCGGTGCGGAGCGCGGAAGAACTGGCGAGGATCATCCGCAAGGCGCCCTCGGGCAGCACGCTGCTGCTGCGCGTGGAGGTGCCGGGCAGCGGACGCTTCCTGCGAGCCCTTCTCCTCCCATGA
- a CDS encoding glycoside hydrolase family 57 protein, whose translation MSIGSLVLVLHAHLPFVRHPEYEDFLEEDWLYEAISETYLPLLLVFDRLAEEGVPFRVTMTLTPPLVTMLRDELLMGRYARKLDQLCELGAREVHRTRNDPVFSRLAHFYRDHFESLRVAFRERYKHDLVGAFRRLQDAGHLEIITSNATHGFLPLMQQTPEAVRAQISVAANHYRLTFGRDAPGIWLAECGYYPGVEKFLAAERIRYFFVDTHGLTDASPRPLHGPFAPIYTEAGVAAYARDPESSQQVWSSEYGYPGDPVYREFYRDIGWDLDLDYIRPFIQPTGDRKNTGFKYYRITGMTQDKQPYDPDVARERAVTHAGNFLFNREKQFEWLSGKVGGRKPVVVAPYDAELYGHWWFEGPWFLEALIRKVASEQKTFQLVTASDDLTEHPENQVATPPLSSWGAGGYANMWLDGSNDWIYRHLHHCARKMVSLVRDFPDAPTLHRRALNQAARELLLAQSSDWAFIMKTGTMVDYAVRRTKEHILRFLRLHDQIRNGSIDEGWLTHIEGKNNIFPEIDYRVYHPA comes from the coding sequence ATGAGCATCGGCTCGCTAGTGCTCGTCCTGCACGCACACCTGCCGTTCGTCCGTCACCCCGAATACGAGGACTTCCTCGAGGAGGATTGGCTCTACGAGGCCATCTCCGAGACGTACCTCCCGCTGCTGCTCGTCTTCGATCGGCTGGCGGAGGAGGGCGTGCCCTTCCGGGTGACGATGACGCTCACGCCCCCGCTCGTCACCATGCTGCGCGACGAGCTCCTCATGGGCCGTTACGCGCGCAAGCTGGATCAGCTCTGTGAGCTGGGCGCGCGCGAGGTGCACCGCACCCGGAACGACCCGGTCTTCAGCCGGTTGGCCCACTTCTACCGGGACCACTTCGAGTCCCTGCGTGTCGCCTTCCGTGAGCGCTACAAGCACGACCTGGTGGGGGCCTTCCGCCGTCTCCAGGACGCGGGGCACCTGGAGATCATCACCAGCAACGCCACGCACGGCTTCCTGCCGCTGATGCAGCAGACGCCCGAGGCGGTGCGCGCGCAGATCTCCGTGGCCGCCAACCACTACCGGCTCACCTTCGGCCGGGACGCGCCGGGCATCTGGCTGGCCGAGTGTGGCTACTACCCCGGGGTGGAGAAGTTCCTCGCGGCCGAGCGCATCCGCTACTTCTTCGTGGACACCCACGGGCTGACGGATGCCTCGCCCCGGCCGCTGCACGGTCCGTTCGCGCCCATCTACACGGAGGCGGGCGTGGCCGCGTACGCCCGCGACCCCGAGAGCAGCCAGCAGGTGTGGAGCTCCGAGTACGGCTACCCCGGCGACCCCGTCTACCGCGAGTTCTACCGGGACATCGGCTGGGACCTGGACCTGGACTACATCCGGCCCTTCATCCAGCCCACTGGGGATCGCAAGAACACGGGCTTCAAGTACTACCGCATCACGGGCATGACCCAGGACAAGCAGCCCTACGATCCGGATGTCGCGCGCGAGCGGGCCGTCACCCACGCGGGCAACTTCCTCTTCAACCGCGAGAAGCAGTTCGAGTGGCTCTCGGGGAAGGTGGGAGGCCGCAAGCCCGTGGTGGTGGCGCCCTACGACGCCGAGCTCTACGGCCACTGGTGGTTCGAGGGCCCCTGGTTCCTGGAGGCCCTCATCCGCAAGGTGGCCTCCGAGCAGAAGACCTTCCAGCTGGTAACGGCCTCTGACGACCTGACCGAGCACCCGGAGAACCAGGTGGCCACGCCGCCCCTGAGCTCCTGGGGCGCGGGGGGCTACGCCAACATGTGGCTGGACGGCTCCAATGACTGGATCTACCGGCACCTCCACCACTGCGCCCGCAAGATGGTCTCCCTGGTGCGGGACTTCCCCGATGCTCCCACGCTCCATCGGCGGGCGCTCAATCAGGCGGCGCGCGAGCTCCTGTTGGCACAGTCCTCGGATTGGGCCTTCATCATGAAGACGGGGACGATGGTGGACTACGCCGTGCGCCGCACGAAGGAGCACATCCTGCGCTTCCTGCGGCTGCACGATCAGATCCGCAACGGGAGCATCGACGAGGGCTGGCTGACCCACATCGAGGGCAAGAACAACATCTTCCCCGAGATCGACTACCGGGTGTACCACCCGGCCTGA
- a CDS encoding DUF4912 domain-containing protein, producing the protein MADLKSVTVEYLRELARKHLGRGHSKLKTKKDLLAALVKRVPGLAKLAGIQASETVKDGKAQKKAQRGARKVPVAVSAASRTENPEERPPKEPSAPASPLPGDDDEKTPVRHPPRPAEVVNFPPKPKQGRLSVDEEPTLTMPVETSEPSGPSAPPEPGHTVQHAAEPLVEGFFVARMAGEQEAWRHHLTESQRRGPRETLGSPDYDEQLGELPLDYGDDTALLLPRDPHTLFLLWDFSAAARQRALDGLESPRAVLRVYDDQDTLVKVLDVALESRSYYIHGLAPGRPYRVEAHFVGNGGRSRRIGHSSNRIFLPPAGPSSDTSVRFLRMPIVASRKDASMEKVAATAPTRNAPIEEREYITWRRVPLPGSGGFEDIPENRRERIGPGAPSEGAPGQDYLHVRRAEGSSEQWARPTGPAGSSEQWMRSAGPAGSSEQWMRSAGPAGSSEQWGWSAGSADASGQWMRSAGPAGSSEQWVWAAGPAGASGRWVRSAGPAGSSEQWVWAAGPAGSSEQWVWSAGPAGSSEQWAWSAGPAGSSEQWVWTYGPVGASEHGAGVRPTGASERWAWARPTSSGQGR; encoded by the coding sequence ATGGCCGACCTCAAGAGCGTTACGGTGGAGTACCTGCGGGAGCTCGCGCGCAAGCATCTGGGGCGCGGGCATAGCAAGCTCAAGACCAAGAAGGACCTGCTCGCGGCTCTCGTGAAGCGGGTGCCCGGGCTCGCGAAGCTCGCGGGCATCCAGGCGTCGGAGACGGTGAAGGACGGGAAGGCCCAGAAGAAGGCCCAGCGCGGAGCGCGCAAGGTCCCGGTCGCCGTCTCGGCGGCCTCGCGGACGGAGAATCCCGAGGAGCGCCCTCCGAAGGAGCCCTCCGCTCCCGCGAGCCCCCTGCCCGGGGATGACGACGAGAAGACCCCGGTCCGCCACCCGCCGCGGCCCGCGGAGGTGGTCAACTTCCCGCCCAAGCCCAAGCAGGGTCGGCTCTCGGTCGACGAGGAGCCCACCCTCACGATGCCGGTGGAGACGTCCGAGCCCTCCGGGCCTTCCGCTCCCCCGGAGCCTGGCCACACGGTCCAGCATGCCGCGGAGCCGCTGGTGGAGGGCTTCTTCGTGGCGCGCATGGCGGGCGAACAGGAGGCCTGGCGCCACCACCTCACAGAGTCGCAGCGCCGCGGGCCCCGTGAGACGCTCGGTTCGCCGGACTATGACGAGCAGCTCGGCGAACTGCCCCTGGACTATGGGGATGACACGGCCCTGCTGTTGCCGCGCGACCCGCATACGCTCTTCCTGCTCTGGGATTTCAGCGCCGCGGCCCGGCAGCGTGCCCTGGACGGGCTGGAGTCGCCGCGTGCCGTGCTGCGCGTCTATGACGACCAGGACACCCTGGTGAAGGTGCTCGACGTGGCGCTCGAGTCGCGCAGCTACTACATCCATGGCCTGGCGCCCGGCCGTCCCTACCGGGTGGAGGCCCACTTCGTCGGCAACGGCGGCCGTTCGCGCCGCATCGGCCACTCCTCCAACCGGATCTTCCTGCCGCCGGCGGGCCCGTCCTCGGACACCTCGGTGCGGTTCCTGCGCATGCCGATCGTCGCCTCCAGGAAGGACGCCAGCATGGAGAAGGTGGCCGCGACCGCGCCCACCCGCAACGCGCCCATCGAGGAGCGCGAGTACATCACCTGGCGCCGCGTGCCCCTGCCGGGCAGCGGTGGTTTCGAGGATATTCCCGAGAATCGGCGAGAGCGTATCGGGCCGGGTGCTCCCTCCGAGGGCGCGCCCGGGCAGGATTACCTGCACGTCCGCCGTGCCGAGGGGTCCTCGGAGCAATGGGCGCGGCCGACGGGTCCGGCCGGCTCGTCCGAGCAGTGGATGCGGTCCGCCGGTCCAGCCGGCTCGTCCGAGCAGTGGATGCGGTCCGCCGGTCCAGCCGGCTCGTCCGAGCAGTGGGGATGGTCGGCGGGTTCGGCTGACGCGTCCGGACAGTGGATGCGGTCGGCGGGTCCGGCCGGGTCGTCCGAGCAGTGGGTGTGGGCGGCGGGTCCGGCTGGCGCGTCCGGGCGGTGGGTGCGGTCGGCGGGTCCAGCGGGGTCCTCGGAGCAGTGGGTGTGGGCGGCGGGTCCGGCCGGGTCATCCGAGCAGTGGGTGTGGTCGGCGGGTCCAGCGGGGTCCTCGGAGCAGTGGGCGTGGTCGGCGGGTCCGGCCGGCTCGTCCGAGCAGTGGGTGTGGACGTATGGCCCGGTGGGGGCTTCCGAGCATGGGGCCGGTGTACGCCCGACAGGAGCCTCCGAGCGATGGGCCTGGGCGCGTCCCACTTCTTCCGGTCAAGGCCGTTAG